One genomic segment of Bacteroides caccae includes these proteins:
- a CDS encoding FimB/Mfa2 family fimbrial subunit has translation MISILTDIQKKANKILLFTTLVGTMTACDSVLDFDEGDCSIEYGVTFKYDYNIKNVDAFAQEVKNITLYAFDDNNNLVAMKAESGDMLATGEYAMTMDIDPEKYHLIAWAGLDDESFAVPLLTPGKANITDLNVKTIRNSVVVPTKQGRSEGDKDKFIVEHELSSLWHGELKKGPSTRSGRKRFTEVSLIKNTNNIRIALVQVKQNENATITRAINKNELKFNIYDDNGFMNYDNTLLDDDMLTYKPFMTEQKTVATRAFNVVDTEYPAVIAELSVARLMKDKNPELSIIDTKTNKNILKTGDLIGYLNLLRTEKYADMPLQEYLDREDNYSMLVFVDENLTLINTVVEINDWVIQLNDFDL, from the coding sequence ATGATAAGCATATTAACTGACATACAAAAAAAAGCAAACAAGATATTGCTATTCACAACATTGGTTGGTACAATGACTGCTTGCGATTCCGTACTTGATTTCGATGAAGGCGATTGCAGTATCGAATACGGCGTAACATTCAAGTACGACTACAATATAAAAAATGTGGACGCGTTCGCTCAAGAGGTGAAAAACATAACGCTTTATGCTTTTGATGACAACAATAATCTCGTAGCCATGAAAGCGGAATCAGGAGACATGTTGGCAACAGGCGAATATGCCATGACAATGGATATCGATCCCGAAAAATATCACCTCATAGCATGGGCAGGACTGGACGATGAATCATTTGCTGTTCCCTTGCTTACTCCCGGCAAGGCTAATATTACAGACCTTAACGTCAAAACGATACGCAACAGTGTGGTAGTCCCTACTAAACAGGGTAGATCAGAAGGAGATAAAGACAAGTTTATTGTAGAACATGAACTCTCCTCATTATGGCACGGAGAATTAAAGAAAGGCCCCTCTACCCGTAGTGGAAGAAAGCGCTTCACAGAAGTCAGTTTAATAAAAAACACAAACAATATACGCATTGCTTTGGTGCAAGTAAAACAAAACGAAAATGCAACAATCACACGTGCTATCAATAAAAACGAATTAAAATTCAATATATACGACGATAACGGATTTATGAATTATGACAATACGCTATTGGACGATGATATGTTGACTTACAAACCATTTATGACTGAACAAAAAACAGTTGCTACTAGGGCATTCAACGTGGTAGACACTGAATATCCTGCTGTCATTGCAGAATTGAGCGTAGCACGACTCATGAAGGACAAAAATCCCGAATTAAGTATCATAGATACGAAAACAAATAAAAATATCCTAAAAACCGGAGATTTGATCGGGTATCTTAACCTGTTGAGAACAGAGAAATACGCAGATATGCCGTTACAAGAATACCTAGACAGAGAAGACAACTATAGTATGCTTGTCTTTGTAGACGAAAACCTAACATTAATCAATACAGTCGTCGAGATCAATGATTGGGTTATCCAATTAAACGACTTTGACTTGTAA
- a CDS encoding DUF3868 domain-containing protein, whose product MKKILCIFFCLLPILGGKAQTLYKDQVRIEKESITRSEDNNVLTINLDIVLKENLKLESNNVATLTPFLEANGKTKVLSSIVVYGRKRDIVNQRNHKTPENTYTIIRRKQHQEQKINYLVQMPFEAWMRNANMKLNIDLCGCCDILEENSGELITQLNILPLKVKPSIAYITPKAEDIKYRAVEGSAFLDFPVNKIIIYPEYRRNTSELAKIRATIDTVRNDKYTTLTGIKIHGYASPEGSYANNTRLAKNRTQALVDYVTSYYNFDKKLITSEYTPEDWKGFRKFVSASSIEKKEEVLRLIDDESINIDKKERDIANLVGPQTYQYILAECYPALRHSDYTVNYTVRGLSLEESKEIINKRPQLLSLQEIYRIAESCEPGSEEFNHSFQVAATMFPDDPIANLNAGAMEIQKGGDMTTAKRYLAKANPKAAETQNNLGIIAMIEGDLDTAEKYFNAAKAAGLIKQADANLKELKKKQNYPLE is encoded by the coding sequence ATGAAAAAGATATTATGCATATTCTTCTGCCTGCTGCCTATATTAGGCGGGAAAGCACAGACTCTCTATAAAGATCAAGTGCGTATAGAGAAAGAATCTATCACACGCAGTGAAGATAACAATGTATTAACTATCAATCTGGACATTGTCTTGAAAGAAAACCTGAAACTGGAATCCAACAATGTAGCCACATTGACTCCATTTCTTGAGGCAAACGGAAAGACCAAGGTGTTGTCTTCTATTGTAGTGTATGGACGCAAACGCGACATTGTCAACCAACGAAACCACAAGACTCCCGAGAACACTTATACCATTATACGTCGCAAACAACATCAGGAACAAAAAATAAACTATCTGGTACAAATGCCATTCGAAGCATGGATGCGCAATGCAAACATGAAACTGAATATAGACCTATGTGGTTGTTGTGACATCCTGGAGGAGAACAGCGGTGAATTAATCACCCAGTTGAACATTTTACCACTGAAAGTAAAACCTTCCATAGCCTATATCACTCCAAAAGCCGAAGACATAAAATATCGTGCAGTAGAAGGAAGCGCATTTCTGGATTTCCCAGTCAACAAAATCATCATCTATCCGGAGTATCGTCGTAACACAAGTGAGTTGGCAAAAATACGTGCAACAATCGATACCGTGCGCAACGACAAATATACAACTCTTACCGGTATAAAGATTCACGGTTACGCTTCACCCGAAGGCAGCTACGCCAACAATACCCGTTTGGCAAAGAATCGTACCCAGGCTCTTGTAGATTATGTGACCAGTTATTACAATTTCGATAAGAAGCTCATCACTTCGGAATATACCCCGGAGGACTGGAAAGGTTTCCGCAAATTTGTTTCCGCTTCATCAATAGAGAAAAAGGAGGAAGTTCTTCGCTTGATAGATGATGAAAGCATAAACATTGATAAGAAGGAACGCGATATCGCTAATCTGGTTGGACCTCAGACATACCAATATATATTGGCAGAATGTTATCCTGCACTCCGTCATTCAGATTATACGGTCAATTATACAGTACGCGGTCTCAGTCTTGAAGAGTCTAAAGAGATAATTAATAAACGCCCGCAATTATTGAGTTTACAGGAAATCTACCGGATTGCAGAAAGTTGTGAACCGGGAAGCGAAGAATTCAACCATTCTTTCCAAGTAGCCGCTACAATGTTTCCGGATGATCCAATCGCCAACCTCAATGCCGGAGCAATGGAAATACAAAAAGGTGGTGATATGACAACCGCTAAGAGATATCTGGCTAAAGCTAATCCAAAAGCCGCAGAGACACAGAACAATCTAGGAATTATCGCTATGATAGAAGGAGACTTAGACACAGCCGAAAAATATTTCAATGCAGCTAAAGCTGCCGGTCTCATAAAGCAAGCAGACGCCAACTTGAAAGAATTAAAAAAGAAACAAAATTACCCCTTAGAATAA
- a CDS encoding DUF5033 domain-containing protein: protein MKSIKFFFACVLALTFVACSNAESDSFEDNTSNFESMKSLYGIESAAYDQKAEEIPFVTAEEMASVLEALRQNGNTVRNCESETTEGFYGDATDKKAVKMLAEYQARTRSGAFVEQFALCVSLNFNIDKGAVYYIGTTYSSSTDLFSWQGYGASLSTTADGNSIFNSTTYLYFRVSDQGNCVVKVPVDFKGSYNFAAGQGTYSFTLKAAK from the coding sequence ATGAAATCAATTAAATTCTTTTTCGCATGTGTATTGGCATTAACTTTTGTAGCATGTTCTAATGCTGAAAGTGACAGTTTTGAAGATAATACTTCAAACTTCGAATCCATGAAATCTTTATATGGTATTGAGTCGGCAGCTTACGATCAGAAAGCTGAGGAAATTCCTTTTGTTACTGCAGAGGAAATGGCAAGTGTACTGGAAGCGCTTCGTCAGAATGGTAATACTGTCCGTAACTGTGAATCGGAAACAACAGAAGGATTTTATGGTGATGCTACTGATAAGAAAGCGGTGAAAATGCTTGCCGAATATCAGGCTCGTACAAGAAGTGGCGCTTTCGTTGAGCAATTCGCATTATGTGTATCATTGAATTTTAATATAGATAAAGGTGCGGTATATTATATCGGTACTACTTACTCTTCTTCGACTGACTTATTCAGTTGGCAGGGATATGGCGCTTCTTTATCAACAACTGCCGACGGTAACAGTATCTTCAATTCGACTACTTATCTTTATTTCCGCGTAAGCGACCAGGGTAACTGTGTAGTAAAGGTACCGGTAGATTTCAAAGGTAGCTATAACTTTGCTGCCGGTCAAGGAACTTATAGCTTTACTCTGAAAGCTGCTAAATAA
- a CDS encoding DUF4906 domain-containing protein, whose amino-acid sequence MIRKNDIYSWLSILAMLPMVLTACLEEDNYKQCPNQTDKIQLTISLPEQTRIATNTRAVSNRVDYSIVNNLNIVLASGNDITKIYYFDESGLTPNDDRVIMTRNSLPMRPEEGDNKRYITIRGEEGDFDQVTEIYAIANYNNSITIKTIDALKQLKQTAADGQPNRANDCMMFGSTKQLTNGTLSLKRTLAMFSVKIDGSELKDGVRITPKRMSLHNVPKSCFIGNDNKISHSDGFVSLGQTIDLANAEGWGALTNTTEFVGGHELEPGTIPMFMFENLQGTNENIAIGDQRNKHPKEYTGSTPADLQSFLDGNNGNKYSYILVEAEYYYQDPQNSNKGVQGTIAYRFLLGNNAYNDFNIKRNNYYQVTLTLKGNGGANEDGKEDADGNLIVNKEDLSWRIDMNIKDWGFVKDDFDFDCHATHGYLEVVGDDNWKISAGPASGQSWVKFYSETEGRWVEPTEYGECGQNGRIEYYVQTWALNATGFTGSEDISREITLTITSKVNKKDHQTVTMKQWTPIKIANKVWVERFEEEDNLAWGYMDNDMSGTVTQSKPYFNTTFNFGESTTQHGLYNTWFMYFKENETSPVQTYCYRKSGRDLPHGAPTSTSDDYCLPDAETMKTIMNFKYTGNNPFQPLRTDKDYWTGSVDSNSKQSTYYLDSATKTLKTTQDRNATKRARAIYVTPH is encoded by the coding sequence ATGATACGAAAAAACGATATATACAGTTGGTTGTCCATATTAGCAATGCTTCCTATGGTGTTGACAGCGTGTTTGGAAGAGGATAATTATAAACAATGTCCCAACCAAACTGATAAAATTCAACTTACAATAAGCCTACCGGAGCAGACACGCATCGCTACAAACACCCGTGCGGTAAGTAACCGTGTTGATTATTCTATTGTTAATAATTTAAATATTGTATTAGCTAGTGGAAATGATATAACTAAGATCTATTATTTTGATGAAAGTGGTTTGACTCCCAACGATGACCGTGTTATCATGACCAGAAACTCTTTACCAATGAGACCCGAAGAAGGAGACAATAAAAGGTATATCACGATCAGAGGAGAAGAAGGAGATTTCGACCAAGTTACTGAAATATATGCAATTGCTAATTATAACAATTCTATCACGATAAAAACCATTGATGCACTCAAGCAATTAAAACAAACAGCTGCAGACGGGCAGCCCAATCGAGCAAACGATTGTATGATGTTCGGCTCCACTAAACAATTAACAAACGGGACACTTTCATTAAAGCGTACTCTTGCTATGTTTTCAGTAAAGATAGATGGCAGCGAACTGAAAGATGGCGTTAGAATCACTCCAAAAAGAATGAGTTTGCACAATGTCCCCAAATCTTGTTTCATCGGAAACGATAATAAAATAAGCCATTCGGATGGATTTGTTTCATTAGGCCAAACGATCGACTTGGCAAATGCCGAAGGTTGGGGAGCCCTAACAAATACAACCGAATTTGTAGGAGGACATGAACTAGAACCGGGGACTATCCCCATGTTTATGTTTGAAAATCTTCAAGGAACCAATGAAAACATCGCAATAGGTGACCAAAGAAACAAACATCCTAAAGAATACACAGGCAGTACGCCTGCTGATTTACAATCGTTCTTAGATGGTAACAATGGGAATAAGTATTCATATATTTTAGTTGAAGCTGAATATTATTATCAAGACCCCCAAAATTCAAATAAAGGAGTCCAAGGAACTATCGCATATCGTTTTCTATTGGGCAACAATGCATACAATGACTTTAATATAAAAAGGAACAACTATTATCAAGTTACGCTAACTTTAAAAGGCAATGGTGGCGCTAATGAAGATGGGAAAGAAGATGCCGATGGAAATCTAATAGTCAACAAAGAAGATCTTAGTTGGCGCATAGATATGAATATTAAAGACTGGGGATTCGTAAAAGACGATTTTGATTTCGATTGCCATGCGACACACGGGTATTTAGAAGTAGTGGGTGATGACAATTGGAAAATCAGTGCTGGTCCAGCCAGTGGTCAGTCATGGGTTAAGTTTTACTCTGAGACAGAAGGTAGATGGGTAGAACCTACTGAATACGGTGAATGCGGTCAGAATGGAAGAATAGAGTATTATGTTCAAACATGGGCTCTAAATGCGACAGGTTTCACTGGATCAGAAGACATATCAAGAGAAATTACGTTAACAATTACATCCAAAGTAAACAAGAAGGATCATCAGACAGTCACCATGAAGCAATGGACTCCTATAAAAATCGCCAATAAAGTATGGGTTGAACGTTTCGAAGAGGAAGACAATTTAGCTTGGGGATATATGGATAATGATATGAGTGGAACAGTTACTCAATCTAAACCTTATTTCAATACAACGTTCAATTTCGGAGAAAGTACAACCCAGCATGGACTTTATAATACATGGTTCATGTACTTTAAAGAGAATGAAACATCCCCGGTTCAAACATATTGTTATAGGAAATCCGGTCGCGATTTACCACACGGAGCTCCGACAAGTACTTCTGATGACTATTGTCTACCAGATGCAGAGACCATGAAAACTATCATGAATTTTAAGTATACAGGAAATAATCCGTTCCAACCGCTTCGGACTGATAAAGATTACTGGACCGGTTCTGTAGATAGTAATAGTAAACAAAGTACTTACTATCTGGACTCCGCTACGAAAACTCTTAAAACGACTCAAGACAGAAATGCCACTAAAAGAGCCAGAGCGATATATGTAACTCCCCATTAA
- a CDS encoding Mfa1 family fimbria major subunit (Members of this family are fimbrial shaft proteins (major subunit proteins), found in the Bacteriodetes. The family is named for Mfa1 from Porphyromonas gingivalis, and is related to but distinct from the family of FimA from the species.), translating into MKVRNLLLASLAVAAMTACSNENDEFVNNGNQTSEKNAIMEFGIAFPSLTRATETGLSAEQDFQSATVIISYESGGKDVTIIPRIKFEESTPNVLYTKDKITVQPGNATVDVVLNPTSAIEAALTGDGWFTSIYNTSTYNAGEITGIDDITGKNNFLMSSDGKTKVKFVAEQEVPALVKVSRVAAKLEETTPTNNAFDVANSSEGTAMKDPAGNAIKVEISISNYSYANLQTTSYVFPQTNAITPALFQEYTLGSFAYKPITGITTQNEEEFGSIVYCLENYGENHTMAIYKATATINDEAKTFWVDRDNVLYQSINELKAVYTDIEATTSIADCWSKYGVRKYEEGVCYYKADILSNGKAEIVRNNVYKLKVTGIAKLGLPEPKDEPKLATLKLSVEVEPWTIQTNNFEFK; encoded by the coding sequence ATGAAAGTTAGAAATTTATTATTAGCAAGTCTAGCAGTAGCTGCCATGACAGCTTGTAGCAACGAGAATGACGAATTCGTAAACAATGGTAATCAAACCAGTGAAAAGAATGCGATTATGGAATTTGGTATCGCATTTCCTAGTTTAACCCGCGCCACAGAAACTGGATTGTCTGCAGAACAGGACTTCCAAAGCGCAACTGTTATTATTAGTTATGAAAGCGGAGGAAAAGATGTGACCATTATTCCTAGAATTAAGTTCGAAGAATCGACTCCCAATGTATTGTATACCAAAGACAAAATCACGGTACAGCCAGGAAATGCTACTGTAGATGTTGTGCTTAACCCGACATCTGCAATTGAAGCTGCTTTAACCGGGGATGGCTGGTTCACCAGCATTTATAACACATCCACATATAATGCTGGCGAAATCACTGGAATCGACGATATCACTGGCAAAAACAATTTCTTGATGAGTAGTGACGGCAAGACAAAAGTTAAATTTGTAGCAGAACAAGAAGTCCCTGCTTTAGTAAAAGTCAGTCGAGTAGCTGCTAAACTGGAAGAAACAACTCCAACCAATAATGCTTTTGATGTTGCCAATAGCAGCGAAGGAACAGCTATGAAAGATCCGGCTGGAAATGCTATCAAGGTGGAAATTTCCATAAGCAACTATTCATATGCTAATTTGCAAACGACTTCGTATGTATTCCCACAGACAAATGCCATCACCCCAGCTTTGTTCCAAGAATATACATTAGGTTCATTTGCTTACAAGCCTATTACTGGTATAACGACTCAAAACGAAGAAGAATTTGGTTCTATCGTATACTGTCTCGAAAACTATGGAGAAAATCACACAATGGCGATATATAAAGCTACAGCTACTATCAATGATGAAGCCAAAACATTCTGGGTAGACAGAGACAATGTATTGTACCAATCTATCAATGAATTAAAAGCAGTATATACAGACATTGAAGCAACGACCTCTATTGCAGATTGTTGGAGTAAGTACGGTGTCAGAAAATATGAAGAAGGTGTATGCTACTACAAAGCAGACATCCTAAGTAATGGCAAAGCCGAGATTGTTCGTAACAACGTTTATAAATTAAAAGTTACAGGCATAGCAAAGCTAGGATTACCGGAACCAAAAGACGAACCCAAGCTGGCAACATTGAAACTCTCAGTTGAAGTTGAACCATGGACTATTCAAACAAATAATTTTGAATTCAAATAA
- a CDS encoding DUF3575 domain-containing protein — protein MKKKRILFLFVTLFASTLLYSQVVGVKTNVVMDALKIINLGAEVGLSKKLTLDLYANYNPWTYKDQKMMKMLAFQPELRYWFCDKFNGHFVGAHLHGGVYQAAAIDMPWGIWPELKDHRFKGHFYGFGVSYGYQWILGKHWNLEGNIGIGYARVKYEQFECKTCGEKVKEGHKNYVGPTKAAVSLIYLF, from the coding sequence ATGAAAAAGAAAAGAATCTTATTTTTATTCGTTACCCTGTTTGCTTCTACCTTATTATATAGTCAGGTAGTCGGAGTAAAAACCAATGTCGTAATGGACGCGCTTAAAATTATCAATCTTGGAGCCGAAGTCGGTTTAAGTAAGAAACTAACTCTGGACTTGTATGCCAACTACAACCCTTGGACATACAAAGATCAGAAGATGATGAAGATGCTTGCCTTCCAACCGGAACTTCGATATTGGTTCTGTGATAAATTCAACGGTCATTTCGTAGGTGCACACCTTCATGGAGGCGTTTATCAGGCAGCAGCCATTGATATGCCATGGGGCATCTGGCCCGAATTGAAAGACCACCGTTTCAAAGGACACTTTTACGGATTTGGCGTTTCCTACGGTTATCAATGGATTCTGGGCAAGCACTGGAATCTTGAAGGAAATATCGGTATAGGTTACGCGCGTGTCAAGTATGAGCAGTTCGAATGCAAGACGTGCGGTGAAAAAGTCAAGGAAGGACATAAGAACTATGTAGGTCCTACAAAAGCCGCCGTCAGTTTAATCTATTTATTTTAA